One part of the Mycolicibacterium aromaticivorans JS19b1 = JCM 16368 genome encodes these proteins:
- a CDS encoding YcnI family protein: MRNSSNSTTGKAARVIAGVSTLGAIAALAAAPAWAHVHVDADHTNPGGDAILTFSVPNESEKGAATTEVTVALPDLTEVSAEQIPGWTARLDRNVAAGTVKSITWTAAPGAGIPPDQFALFRVAVMLPTGDSASFPTTQTYGDGTIVRWDQANPPGGAEPEHPAPTLALGSEPKSPADKPSPTVSASPTPVASPTAPAPTSDNTSRWLAGAALVIAAASVVLTLVTRRRS, from the coding sequence ATGAGGAACAGCAGCAACAGCACGACCGGCAAGGCAGCACGTGTGATCGCTGGTGTGTCAACACTCGGCGCCATCGCCGCGCTGGCTGCGGCACCCGCGTGGGCACACGTTCACGTCGACGCCGACCACACCAACCCGGGCGGGGACGCGATCCTGACATTTTCAGTGCCCAACGAATCTGAGAAGGGAGCAGCCACGACCGAGGTCACCGTTGCCCTTCCCGACCTGACCGAGGTCAGCGCCGAACAGATCCCGGGGTGGACCGCCCGCCTGGACCGCAACGTGGCGGCGGGCACCGTCAAATCCATCACCTGGACCGCAGCACCCGGCGCCGGGATACCGCCCGACCAGTTCGCCCTGTTCCGCGTAGCAGTTATGCTCCCCACCGGCGACAGCGCAAGCTTCCCCACCACCCAGACCTACGGCGACGGCACCATCGTGCGCTGGGATCAGGCCAACCCGCCCGGCGGCGCCGAACCCGAACACCCAGCTCCCACACTGGCTTTGGGGTCGGAGCCGAAGTCTCCCGCAGATAAGCCGTCTCCAACGGTGTCGGCCAGTCCCACCCCCGTTGCATCACCGACGGCGCCGGCGCCTACGTCGGACAACACCTCGCGCTGGTTGGCCGGAGCCGCGCTCGTCATCGCGGCCGCCAGTGTGGTCCTCACCTTGGTGACACGGCGACGGTCATGA